The Bubalus kerabau isolate K-KA32 ecotype Philippines breed swamp buffalo chromosome 10, PCC_UOA_SB_1v2, whole genome shotgun sequence sequence CTTTCGGAGGATTGTAGGACTtcagtaattaaaaacaaaaatgagtcCTGcttcacccaccccacccccaagagcACATGGAAGAGTGCGTGTACAGgaatggtggtgggggggggggggggggcacacaGCACCACCCCTGCCACTCACACCTACATCCTTGGACAAAGAATGCACTCCTAACAGCCCACCCCACACACTACACAGAGACACACTGCTTTTGCCCCAAACCCATCCAagcccatgcacacacacacaaaatgagccCAAACAAACTAAAATCCCAAGGCATAATGTAGTTGCTGGTGGAGAGTAAGAAAATGCAAATGTCCTCTGGTTCTGAGCCCCTATATCCTTGTCCTTCCAGAAAGCCACTTCTGTGCCTCACTGGAAGCCTTGAACTCAGGGACAGACTGCTCAAGCACATCAGCATTTTCCTTCTTTAGTCTGGCCCCAAACTGAGCTTTCTGCTTGAAGAAACCCTGGCTCAGAACATCACATCCACCAGGTATATCACTTACTGCCCAGCTTCAGGGAAGATGGGGAGGAGAGCAGAGATCAAGGGAGTTGGTATTTGACTCTATTCAGTGGGACACTTTCATAATGCCCACTTATAAATTCTGATCTTTCAGTATCTGACCCCATTGCCAGTCCTCACCTGGCTCAATCTCTTGGAATTTTGAACTCAATGCAAGCCTTCATCTGGGGGAACAGGAGACAAGAGGGGAAAGTTCAGAGACACTGGAGAATTTTCCACCATGTGGTATATTAAAATAGCAGATCACCAAACCTTTTGAAAGTAAGGCAGATTATTTGCCTTTTTGGATAAAATCCACTTctcaaaagacacacacacaaaagcaaccAAAAAATTCCTAACACACGCACACCAACACATGAAAATGTGAGTGTGCAAATTCATTTTGGTGTGAAAATATCGGTGCCTATAGCAATTGGAGACACCCTGAGGTATCATAAAAGCAGAAGTGGGAACCATTTCCCTAGAGCTGAGACTTCTACCCATCACACTCTGCTGGGACACACCTCTAACAGGTGAACAAAAGCAGAGGATATACAAGGAGCCCAAAACTGAGTCTTTAATCTGGCCTACTCCTTTCATCCCACTGTTTCTCCAAGGCATGTGCCATCCAGATGGGAGAGGGTGCGGCCTCCTTGTCCTTGTTAACATTAAACAGAAGTGGAGAGCAATTCACCCTGGCGATTCCCATCCTCCACCATCATTCTACTTCCTGTCTTCCAACTTAACCACCCCCAGGTACCACCCTCTGCTGTACCCCAACCCCAccttaacaaaaaaaaatctcctcCAAAAGAGACGGAgtgtaagaaaagagaaagaattgaAGATAAAAAGAACTTAGTTTACCTTTAAAATAatgactcattttatttttttcttttaatatgtagttataaatatattttgtcaaAATATATGATCAATATGGTCAAAACATTTGCACGTAAAGTCATAAATAAGGTCAAGGTgaatgtttagatttttttttcctttttttttttttaagataaaagtcCAGCTATAAGGAAGCAGTCTGTGTAGTGTGTGGGTGAGTAGTggatgggatgtgtgtgtgtgtgtgtgtgtgtgtgtgtgtccccaagGAAGGCCTGATCTCAGCGGCACCCACATCCCTCCACTACCATCTCCTGATAATTTTTCAGAACCACCTTGTCATACTCATCCAGGTACAGCATGGAGATGGCGCTGAGTTCGGTGGGAACACAACAGGCTTTGGGGATACTGGAATTGACAGAGTTGACCAGGGTCTGCACAATGGCGTGGTTGGTTGAGTTGAGGTGGTCGGCCAGTGGAAAGGGGCAGTCTCCGTGGCAGTAGAATGCCTGGTAGCCCGGTGGGGCCACAATCCAGTCATTCCAGCCCACATCACTGAAGTCCACGTAGAGCGAGTGGCGCCGGCAGTTCTTATTCTTCTTCCGGGCCCTCTGTGGGTGATGCTTGGGGCTACGCTTGGCCCTCCGGCGTCGGGTCAAGGCATGTCCCCGGCCATCATGGCCAAAGGTGACCAGGAGGGGCCGGAGCTGGGCCCAATCCCCACTCCCTTGAGGTAACGATCGGCTAATCCTGACATGCTGGCCCTGGTGGGTCCGTGTCTGATGGAGGTGGGTCACCTCAATGGCCAGCCCATAGTTGGGCTGCTTCTCCCGGGTCCAGCGAAGGACTGCAGGGCTCACATCAAAAGTTTCCCACCGCGTCACATTGTGGTGGACCAGTCTTGTGTCCAGTAGTCGTGTGATGAGGTGCCCAGGCACCACTTCTGCCGGGGGCTTCATAACCTCATAAATGTTTATACGATGAAAGCCCTGCTCCCAGTCAGGGCCCTGGTCCACCTGCTCCCGGAAGAGTCGAAGCTCGGCAGACGAGATCACCTCGTTCTCTGGGATGCTGCTGAGGTTAAAGAGGAAACGAAAAGCAGAGTTTTCGCTGGTCCCTGGGATGTTCTCCAGATGTTCTAGGCACcattggggaggaaaaaaaaataaaagaacagagaaaaaaagcCCATGAGCTTTTTCAGAGACTGCAAAGTCAAGAAATAGCTAAGAGTTGGGTGATGAGTAGTGAACTCTGTTTATATAGTGGAAGCCTATTTGGGAGAAATAAGCATACCTTTAATTTCACAGAGCAGATAAATGAGGCAGTGAGCAGACCAGCCAAGCCTAGCTAGCATTCAGCAAGCACCAAAGACAGAATCTCCCAACCTCCTTTACATGTCTAATAATTTCCATGTGTCAACTCCTTACTCCACCACCATCAGACTCCCCTTTTAAAGCCCTCTTGGCTTTGTGTACACAGTTTTCTTTACAAGTGGTTGTAAAGAAGAAGAGGGGCCAAcagagcagaggcaggagggaaCATGCACAcagccaccctctccctcttcttccaCTTTCGAGTATGTTACCAAACATTTCCCCAGCGATCTTGGAAACACAGAGCATGCCTTGTTGATCATGTTacagagaggaaaataaattcCAACACAGTAATGATGCTGGTGGATTAATAACTCAGATTTACTTTGGAAAAGAAACATCCGCTAGGAAACATTCAGATCGGATTACAAGGCCCCTATTGAATAAACCTGACAAACACACAGCTGTAATATTAAATTCAGTAggtgctttggaaaaaaaaaaggcagaaaacctGGCATAAAAGGCTTTGATATAGCAAAAACACACCGCAGGGACTAACCCACGTCTGAGTGGTGTCATTCCCTTCTTGCCgacccctcccttcccttctgtctccaaaaaataaattcagccacagCTCTGGAGACTCTTGAAGGTAAGCAGCTCTCTTTTCCCAGTCTCCTGGATTTGGGGCTCTGATGTAACCTGAACTCCTCGTCTTCCCACAGCTTCCACTGCCCCACCCCAGTCCAGATTCCAGGTAAGGGACTGACCTTCGTGGTGGAAGCTCCTCACGGTGTTAGCCCGACTGGCGGGGCGCTCAGGATACTCCAGACCGATGCCCTGGATctgctcttcctcttcctcctccccagacTGAAGTCTGTAAAGATCCCGCATGTAATCCGGGATGACTGCGCTCTTGCTAGGCTGCGGGCGGCGGCGCAGCCCGAACATCTGCAGAAGTGTGGCCTCGAAGTCCCGAAGGAGCTCATGGCTCTGCCCTGAGCGGCGTCCTCCCGCGTGGCCCTGAATCTCGGCGACTTTTTTCTTCCCCGTCTCAGGTATCAAACTAGCATGGCTCGCGCCTCCTAGCAGGACTTGGCATAATAAAACGACCATCAGCATTCGGTTACCAGGAATCATGGTgtctctggggaggggaggaggtggaagggtaaagaataaataaacaccAATAACTAGAGAGAAATAGAGATGTCTCTGCATAGGCGTGGAGAGCTACAGCTAGAGGGTCCAGAAGTAACACAGGTCAGAAAGATCAAGTTTGTGTCTTCCCCCGacacacaccccccaccaccaccaccagctgcAGCCATGCACGGCCTGAAAGTAGGAATTGCCCTGTAATTACTTGGTCTAACTTGTTTACAGTCAAATAACCCCAAATCAGATAGCCTCCATCCTGTTAATCTTTTTTTGTCCCAACTGCTATCTGAGCCATGATCTCAGCCTGGCTTCTTTAGGGATAAACAGTTAACAGTGAAAAGGTAaagaagggtgggggagggagagttCAAATGCCAGCGCTCTCCTCTCCACTTCAGACCTTCAGCCTCTCTCTCCCTTGTCCTCCACCCCCCTTCTTCCTCCGCCCTTCCTAGCCCGACTTCCACAACTTCCAGCTGGTtcggaggagggagggaaagcaaAGAAGCAGGAGCAGGGTGAAGACACCGGGCGGCAGGATCTGGGAGCGTACCGAGTGGCCAGAGGGTTTATTTTACTGTGGCTGAGGAGTTTTGAAATGCCCAGCAAAAAGCATCTGATCGCGCCCTCTCGCTCACTCCCAGGGAAGGGGGTGTGGGAGGGGATGATTCCAAGGGCGACCTCTGTGAGTTTTGACAAGCAGCTAGGAGCGCGCCACAGGGGCACTGGGTGCTCCCAGTCATGTGGGGAGCGGGGCAGTCAACTCCCCCGACTGAGGACTTTCCGTTTGTTCAGCCCCTTCTCGCTCCCCTTTCTTGCAACGCAGTGATCAGAGAGAGAGCCAGTGGGAGCAAGCGGCACTTTAACCAGAACCGGTAGGCTCCGAGCGCAGTGGCTGCCCGGCCTAGAAGAAAGCGACAGCGCTGCCAGAAAGAAGAGTGTGGACTCTGGAAGGAAGGTCCGACGGGAGGGACACAAGGCGAGCgcgggtggggagggcagagtgAATTCccgggaggagggaaggaagaggtgTCTACTCACTGACAGAAAACAAGGCATATAATAACAGTCCATGATTCTTGACAGCCAATCTTGAACAAACTTGCTGGAAAGGCTCAGAGGAGCTGCGGCAGTGCGTTGCTCTGGATGGCACTACGGAATGGCTCCTAAAATGAATATTTGAATATAATGAGACTGGCGCAGACGGACTCTGTTTTTCTTCCAGCCCCTATGAGTCACGTGAGCGCAGAGGCCCCGCCCCACGCACGGAGGAGCCCGCCCTCCCCGAGGCGGGCGGTGAAAGGGCCTGcgcgcccgcccccgcccccaacccctcccgcccgtggccccaccccctcccggAGAGGCCAGCCTCCCCGCCCGCAGCCCCAAACCTCCAGCGGTCCGGGAGGAGCTCGCCGTGGCGCTCTGCGGAGCCCTCGGCGGGTGTCCGGGTGCGGCGCGTGGAGGACGTGGTCCTCGCCCCTACCTGTAGCCTTCGGGGCGTCGGGCTGGGCCCTCGTGCCAGCGGCCTGAAGCCAAGGGTCTGGGGAGTACCGTAGGGGCTGCGCCTTTTAGCGCGAGCCCGCCTCCAGTGGGGCCGGGATAGGGGCCCGCGGAGTTTCAGCCGCCGAAAGCCTCACCACCGAGGgtcatttaaaaaggaaagcgCTGagggacacacaaacacacacgccgCGCGCACCCCACTTCCTCCCCAGGGTCTCGGAGAGGCCAAATACTGCTCCCAGTGACAGCTAGTCACCCCCTGGCGAACGCCTGAGAATGTCGAGAAGAACTGGACAGCCGCTTTAGCTCCCAGCCCGAAGCTGCGAACCCTGTCGCGCGGGACGGGAGGGGGAGATATTTAGGCGGTTATAGGTGTGGGAAGGTGGTGAGAAAGCCGCCTCTAGGCTCCTTCTTCCCGTTCCTTTAGGGAGAAAAACTCCGCACTACGGCGATCCCCCGTCAAGCAAAGCAAATCCCCAAAGTGGTCGGCGGGCCATTCAAGGCACGGCGGCGGGCGCAGGGATGCAAGGCTCGAGACAGACTCGAAAAGAGGCATCTCCTGAGAAAAGGCGCATCACATGTTTCAGGTCTCAAGGTCGCGGAGGTTTTACAACTCCCGACCCGCCGCAGAAAGGAAATCCCACCGCATTCCCAGGAGTCGTGAAAACCGTGAACAGCTTTCGGCCTGCGCTCGACCTCTGCGTCTGCGTCTCTTTCTCGCTCTCTCCCCAGCTCGTCTTTTTTAAACCACTACTCCTCCCCCGccacttcctcccccacccccttcctcctTTGCACCAGCTGCAGAGTCGCAGCAAATATTTCTTCAAGAATTTTACCAACCCACAGCTCAAGGAATTACTAGGGTTCTGATTCTAGCCAAAGATGCTGCATGCGTGGGTCGCTCAGCACAGGGgccttaaaagaagaagaagaagaagggaaaaaaaaaaaacaaacctgaccTACCAACTGCGGCAGCCCGGCCCGCCCCAGGGTCCCGAGTCCCACGATTCCCGCTGCAAAGCGCAGGGCACCGGCTGCCCTTTCCTGGGGCTGTTCCCAGATGCTGCTTCGGGTCGCTTCAGAGCTCAAGGGCTCAAGTTGCCCACCTCACTCTCCCTCGCAAACTTGGGGGCACTTGGAGGAAGAGGGGGAAAGGATCAAGCGCTTAGCCCTCTCTCCGGCCGCGGTTGCCCAGCGCCGCCAGACACCGCGCTGGCCGAGTTGCGGAGGCCGCTGGCGCCCCTGCGCGACGGTCCACACCCGGCGAGAGTCGCGCTGCTTTTTGACCGGCTTTAGGTTTTCCCGCTCCCGAGCCACGGCTGGGGCTGACTGCGAAAGGGTTTGGAAGAGCAAAGAGTTTTGAGACGCTTAGACCCCTCAAAATGCCCGCGGGAGGAGCTCCAGAAATGGGAAAAGCAGACGAAGGGCCGGTCCCCGCGGGCGAAGGGACAGTGGAAAGGGCGGGAGCCCCGCAGTCCCCAGACCATCCTCCGACCCTAAGAATCTTCCAGGGCGCCGCGCGAGAGCGCGCTGCGCTAAAACCCAAAAACCTGGGGAAGAGGGAGTTGTGTTTCGGTGTCAGATTCAGAAGGATTCTTCTCTAATAACATTTTTATCCCCCAATTTTCTTAATTAAGAGATAAAAGCCGAAAATCACTTTCGGCTCCAGAAATTTTTCTTGGGGGTCTGGGATGGATCTTGTGGCAATTGTCTTTTGCTTTCTTGCTCGAGTTTTCTCCTAACTCCAAAGTTTGTTCAGAGCTGGCCTCAGTTTACCAACTCAATGTCTTTCGGGGTTTTAATGTCTCACAAAGACTTCAGCTCATAAAACGCGATGCTAACCATCCACCAGTTGGTGCCCGGGAAGCGTCTAAGGCCGCTGGCCCAGCTCCCGCGGGCAGGGGTCTGCAGGGACCTGAGAACCTCAGGACCCTCTCTCGTCGGCTTTGGGCCGGGAGGGCCAGTAAAAGCAGCGCGTCCGATGTGCATATTGCCAGCGACTCTCCGAAGGACACGACAACCCAGGAACCTGCATCCCCAGAGCGGCTAGCATCCCGGCCATCGTCCCGACAGACCCTacaccatgaaatgatggaagaGCGACTCCCTGGATGCTCCAAGTCCACGAGAATAGCTCGTGGAGTAGGCGTGTTGGGCAACTGCGGTTCGCCTGCGCTCAGGGGCTTTCGCCTACTGGGGGCTGGCTGGGTTGGGTGACACTCCCCTAGACGCAGCGCTCCGGCGGCGCGCACGCTCCAGAAACCGCAGAACTGCGCTTCCCACCACCGAACCAGCCCAGGTTAGGTGTTCTCTCTCCACCTCGACGCCCCTCAATCCCCTCACTTTCTCCGGACCTCAGAGCCacctctcccttttctctccGACTCTTCCTGCCGGACAGTCGCAAATGCTAGTCCACGAGCGGCATGTTCCGCTTAAGATCCCATAGTCTTTCCCAACGACCTCCAACGAAAGGCttctctccccttttctcctgTCCCGAACCTACTAAACGCTGAAGTCGCCCGGGGCTACCGAACGGAGAAAGTGGTCAGGGCATAGGCAATAGTGTATATGGAAGTGtctttcagcatcagcatccctACCTCTAGTAACCTCTAGTACCACcgttggggggggggcgggtaaCATATTTTGCCTCGACCACAACCAGAACCCCCTACTTCTCCCCTCAAGGATGCGCCTCAGCACCCCACTCCGCCCTTCGCCAGGTTTAGCCTTGCTCACCATAGGTCCCTGCAGTAGCGGGTTCGCCAGCAGCAGCTCCTGGGGACCTCTGAACAGCTGCAGTGAACCTGGGCGAGGGCCGAAGACTGGGGCGCAGCAGGCTCGAGACGGCGCGGACGGGAATCCCATCAGGGAGAGAGGCGAGATACTCAGCACTGATCAGCAGCGACGTCGCAGGCTCGGGTCCCTCGGCTCAGATGCCAAACTCACCTAGCTTCCGGGCCGAGCTCCGCTCCCGTTccccccctccttcctcctctgccttcttgcatcttcttcctcctctttccctctctctttctttctttccttcctcctcctcttccccggcagcccctcccttcttccctcctccctcgctCGCCTCCCTTTCTGGGATGGGAGCCCCGCCCACATCCTCCCATCCAGCCGCCGGGCCTCGCCTCGCAGGCCCTGGTCCCGGAAACCCAGTCAGCGCCGGAgtccgccgctgccgccgcccgaGCTGGGACGCCGCTGTGTCCAGCTCTGGGAAGCGATCGGGGCTCACCTGGGGACCACGTGCAGAGGTACTAGAAAGCATGCACCGACTAGTCGCAGTACCTTCCAAAAATACCCATgggagtctgggcttccctgacttTAGGAGTAACTGCTGCCCAAACTGATGATTAAAACACTGAGTAATCACCATTTACCCCGAATAATTAGAGATAATGAAACACCTCTAAAATCAGGTTATGGAGAAAGGAGCTGTTGGATTGGTTTAAAGGGAGGCCTTCCATAAACTGTTAAAGGATTTCCAAACGTTGAGAAACAGGCTGTGCTCAGAGCTGTGTGCCTAAAAGAGGTACCTCTTTGGCTATTAAAAgatgactttccttccaaaacatttttttttttttaatgcttgtgTAAAGCCTTTGTGATGACCCTCAGAAAGTCACCCCTAGTAGACACTCTGCCCCTCCAGACCTAACCCTTCTGAGGACAGAGGTGGCTTGGAGACAGGATGGGGCCACGGTTTTACACAAACAAAAAAGTCTGTTTGTAACTCAGAAGTTCAAAGAACCGACAAGGCAgttagttatttttgttgttattgttgatttTTGATGTTGTAGTTTACTTGTGGTGCACCTAAGAATCCTTAACCTCAGCAATCTGATGTTCTAAAGAGGTAACAACCATAGAAGCAACAACCTTTACGGCCACAGGGACACAAGAAAAGATACCCTTTGGtctgtttttaaaggaagaaggaagatgagGAGTTGGCCCTTTCCATTAAGAAAGTGCTATTAATCATATTAGCAGGGAGGTGGAATGTATAGCTTTAAAACCTTCCCAAACAGGAGCTAAATTCACACAGTGCCTCTGATGGAGCAGTGAGGAAGATATCAGCATCATCTCTCTGTTTTACAAACACTGAAGGGGAAGTACAGCCAGGTTAATGAGACTCGCCCAGAGCCCTGAATTAAATCACAGCCTCTGCTCTGGAGCTACTCtggctgcagggcagggctgaAGGTCAGGCCCAGAGCTCCAGGTATGCAGGGGCATACTAAAGGATGGAGCATGGGTATACTAAAGTGCTGGATTTCTTTCCCTGGGATAGTCATTACCCTTCACTGTCTCAAGCAGGGCATTTAGGTCTTAACTTAAAAAGATACGGGTCCAAGGTAGCTCTTCTCTAAAAACTACCTTCACACACTTCCAATATTTAGAAAACAGGAACTACTTCCTGTGTGGAACACAGGTTACAAAAGGGTGGGAAGTGCATCAGATCAGAGAAACAACTGTGAAAGCAGAGCCAAGGTCTCCTGCCATCTTTTCCAAGTCAGGCCTGTGAAGTCTTTTAACCCAACAGAACATCAAACAAGGAAGACAAGCTGAATGGCTTTGGGCAAGCCCTTTAATTCTCatgggtctcagttttctcatctgcataaTGAAAGAATTAGGCCAGATAATTTCCATGAccctttttaatttgaaaatgatttaaatttttaattgaagttttatTAAATATCAACCTTCTTTCATTTAAATCACTGCTGAGCCCACTTCCTCTAAGAATCTCTGATTAAACAGGTCAGGGCAATACCACTGCCCTGAAAGGATGCTGACAATATACCTCCAGCTTCCAACTTAATCAAAATTAcattaattattaataacaacACAAAATTAAAACTCCATTAAATAGTTACCTAATGCCCATCCTGGGGCACTAGGCAGTGTGCTCCTTCAGTAAGGAATAAGGACAGATTAAATGTTTACCAAGTCCCCTAAATCAATCACTACTGTTTTAATCATTAACAAAATATGTTCCTTAATATTTAAACTTGAATTCAACAGTGATATGCTATTCTTAAAAGAATGtccttatttcattttattttaaagcaccagataatagtattttttttttttaacctaaatgtTTTTGGATGATAGCTGTTATCTCATTTTGCTGAAGCCCAGATACTAAAGTGGCCATTGGCCCACCCACGAGTTTGTGAAACTCATAGTTCAGGGGTTTCTAATTAAGCCACCTGTCATACCTGGTTGAGACCCTGATATGAATCTTTCAATGTGTGTGGAGAGAACTCAGCTTCAGCTCTCTTGAGACAGCTTTATTTCTAGCCCACATTTTAGATGGGTGTAAACCATCTTATCAACTCCTTCcactcactctctttctctctcatgccAAAGAAAAAATCACTTGTTGGTTAGAGAGCTAAATTGATTACAGCCTAGTGATCAGAATTGGTGAGGGTAATCAGTCCAGTCTTTTCCCCATCTCAAGTTTACTTGGGAATCTTGGTGTTTTTATAGAACATAATATGGACGGGACAAATGAAACTGTATCCTCAAAGCATATAGATTAGGAAGAGAAATCCATCATCGTTCAAGAGctcctctgctgctactgctaagtggAAGGCATTCGTTCATTGGGCTGGACAGTGAGCCCTTAGAACAGCCTTTCTCAATGTATGTTCTGAGGGCCATAAACTTCAGAACAAGGCTGGAGGTGCAGATAAAAATCCAGATTTCCTGGCCTGGATGTCTAAGATCTGGATCCAGAAATCTACATATTTCACAAGGTTCTCTGATTCCCAGTATACTAAAGCTTAAAAACTACTGTTTTGAAAGTCATTTCACTTATAATTTCAGTGCTGATACCCCTGAAAGGCTGACACCTAGACATTATTAATCAGGTAAGGAATATGCCTAGCTTGTGCTTTATAAACTGTTAAATATGGTAATCATAGTATTACTACATCTAGAACACACAAAATAGGTTTTTGCAAATGAAAAGATTTCTAATTCTATAGGTGTAATAGTCCTTGCTTCTAAGTCCTTGATTAAAAACCACATCAAGTCTTCAAATCTTTGCCTATTGAGTGTCTGCTGAAGCTATGGAATTGGAATTATAAGGGATCTCAGGAGGCATgtggcatttgtttttctcttattaataTTTGCCATTTGTTTCATATTTGCTGTCTAGCCCTCACAGTGACCCTCATAAAATTTCAGCTCTATGGATAAGAATCTGAAATTTAGAGAGCTTGTATaagttgctcaaggtcacaaagctagtagGTGGTGATTCAAATTCAGACTAGCTGAACCTGACTTCACCTCTACAAGCTGAGAGCTGGGCCTGCAAAAGGGTGGATCCCCATGGCCACAGTTTCTGACTAACATGGCTTGTCCTGGAGGCTTTCTCAAGGCCAGGATACCAGCAGCTCCATCCTTGCAGCTTACTGTTACAGAGAATTTCAGGATATCTTCTTGGTCCTTAGAAGACTGAACAAAATCATGACCTAGAAATTTA is a genomic window containing:
- the BMP4 gene encoding bone morphogenetic protein 4 isoform X3 → MIPGNRMLMVVLLCQVLLGGASHASLIPETGKKKVAEIQGHAGGRRSGQSHELLRDFEATLLQMFGLRRRPQPSKSAVIPDYMRDLYRLQSGEEEEEEQIQGIGLEYPERPASRANTVRSFHHEEHLENIPGTSENSAFRFLFNLSSIPENEVISSAELRLFREQVDQGPDWEQGFHRINIYEVMKPPAEVVPGHLITRLLDTRLVHHNVTRWETFDVSPAVLRWTREKQPNYGLAIEVTHLHQTRTHQGQHVRISRSLPQGSGDWAQLRPLLVTFGHDGRGHALTRRRRAKRSPKHHPQRARKKNKNCRRHSLYVDFSDVGWNDWIVAPPGYQAFYCHGDCPFPLADHLNSTNHAIVQTLVNSVNSSIPKACCVPTELSAISMLYLDEYDKVVLKNYQEMVVEGCGCR
- the BMP4 gene encoding bone morphogenetic protein 4 isoform X4 gives rise to the protein MQEGRGGRRGGTGAELGPEARSHSVVPSRATHCRSSSEPFQQVCSRLAVKNHGLLLYALFSVILLGGASHASLIPETGKKKVAEIQGHAGGRRSGQSHELLRDFEATLLQMFGLRRRPQPSKSAVIPDYMRDLYRLQSGEEEEEEQIQGIGLEYPERPASRANTVRSFHHEEHLENIPGTSENSAFRFLFNLSSIPENEVISSAELRLFREQVDQGPDWEQGFHRINIYEVMKPPAEVVPGHLITRLLDTRLVHHNVTRWETFDVSPAVLRWTREKQPNYGLAIEVTHLHQTRTHQGQHVRISRSLPQGSGDWAQLRPLLVTFGHDGRGHALTRRRRAKRSPKHHPQRARKKNKNCRRHSLYVDFSDVGWNDWIVAPPGYQAFYCHGDCPFPLADHLNSTNHAIVQTLVNSVNSSIPKACCVPTELSAISMLYLDEYDKVVLKNYQEMVVEGCGCR
- the BMP4 gene encoding bone morphogenetic protein 4 isoform X1, whose amino-acid sequence is MFGLRRRPQPSKSAVIPDYMRDLYRLQSGEEEEEEQIQGIGLEYPERPASRANTVRSFHHEEHLENIPGTSENSAFRFLFNLSSIPENEVISSAELRLFREQVDQGPDWEQGFHRINIYEVMKPPAEVVPGHLITRLLDTRLVHHNVTRWETFDVSPAVLRWTREKQPNYGLAIEVTHLHQTRTHQGQHVRISRSLPQGSGDWAQLRPLLVTFGHDGRGHALTRRRRAKRSPKHHPQRARKKNKNCRRHSLYVDFSDVGWNDWIVAPPGYQAFYCHGDCPFPLADHLNSTNHAIVQTLVNSVNSSIPKACCVPTELSAISMLYLDEYDKVVLKNYQEMVVEGCGCR
- the BMP4 gene encoding bone morphogenetic protein 4 isoform X2 → MRSHSVVPSRATHCRSSSEPFQQVCSRLAVKNHGLLLYALFSVILLGGASHASLIPETGKKKVAEIQGHAGGRRSGQSHELLRDFEATLLQMFGLRRRPQPSKSAVIPDYMRDLYRLQSGEEEEEEQIQGIGLEYPERPASRANTVRSFHHEEHLENIPGTSENSAFRFLFNLSSIPENEVISSAELRLFREQVDQGPDWEQGFHRINIYEVMKPPAEVVPGHLITRLLDTRLVHHNVTRWETFDVSPAVLRWTREKQPNYGLAIEVTHLHQTRTHQGQHVRISRSLPQGSGDWAQLRPLLVTFGHDGRGHALTRRRRAKRSPKHHPQRARKKNKNCRRHSLYVDFSDVGWNDWIVAPPGYQAFYCHGDCPFPLADHLNSTNHAIVQTLVNSVNSSIPKACCVPTELSAISMLYLDEYDKVVLKNYQEMVVEGCGCR